A stretch of Chiloscyllium punctatum isolate Juve2018m chromosome 6, sChiPun1.3, whole genome shotgun sequence DNA encodes these proteins:
- the LOC140479173 gene encoding lactosylceramide 4-alpha-galactosyltransferase-like, with the protein MKRCQALTLFFLTLICVIFFFTSPSIDNIFLRVNDFTIILTNYSAKITSIGQWSGQVTAENTVIVKHPQPRTEPGIMFLQTSTELNPSPLAMCSIESAARLNPNKTIYYFMKAFTGNVSAYREPEYKGIPLLSTFKNVIILPLNPKELFNNTPLAGWYVKVDPSKERHWLHVLADGCRIALLWKYGGIYLDTDIISLKPLEFRNFLCEQSSNYANNAALGFNRSHSFTKMCLRDFVDKYNGAAWGHQGPDLMTRMLKKWCGTGNLNNFRNKDCKGIMFLSNNWFYPVPYSNWGRFFQKNTWKNNNDTIEKEFSKTTGVHIWNYMIGNRKIEIKASRSLIEYFFSEYCPSTYKSLPSQKEKPAKK; encoded by the exons ATGAAAAGGTGTCAGGCCCTCACCTTATTTTTCCTAACACTAATATGTGTCATCTTTTTTTTTACAAGCCCCTCAATTGATAACATTTTTTTAAGAGTAAATGATTTTACAATCATTCTGACAAACTATTCGGCCAAAATAACCTCCATTGGCCAATGGTCCGGTCAGGTCACTGCTGAGAACACAGTGATTGTGAAACACCCACAGCCACGCACAGAGCCTGGAATTATGTTTTTACAGACCTCCACTGAACTAAACCCTTCCCCACTGGCCATGTGCAGCATCGAATCAGCAGCAAGACTAAACccaaacaaaacaatttattaCTTCATGAAAGCATTCACTGGGAACGTATCTGCATATCGAGAACCTGAGTACAAAGGCATCCCTCTGCTTTCTACATTCAAGAATGTCATCATCTTGCCCTTGAATCCTAAAGAATTGTTCAACAACACACCCTTGGCTGGATGGTATGTGAAG GTAGATCCCAGCAAGGAAAGACACTGGTTGCATGTGCTTGCTGATGGCTGTCGGATAGCCTTGTTGTGGAAGTATGGAGGCATTTATCTGGACACGGATATCATTTCACTCAAGCCCTTGGAGTTCCGAAACTTCCTCTGTGAACAGTCGAGTAATTATGCCAATAATGCAGCTTTGGGATTCAACCGCTCTCATTCCTTTACCAAGATGTGCTTAAGAGATTTTGTTGATAAATACAATGGAGCAGCTTGGGGCCATCAGGGTCCAGACTTGATGACCCGAATGTTGAAGAAATGGTGTGGAACTGGTAATCTCAATAACTTCCGCAACAAAGATTGCAAAGGGATAATGTTCTTGTCCAACAACTGGTTCTACCCAGTTCCATATTCTAATTGGGGAAGGTTCTTTCAAAAAAATACATGGAAAAACAACAATGATACTATCGAAAAGGAATTCTCAAAGACTACTGGAGTACATATCTGGAATTATATGATTGGTAATCGTAAAATTGAAATCAAAGCAAGTCGATCTTTAATAGAATATTTCTTTAGTGAATACTGCCCAAGCACATATAAATCTCTTCCATCCCAGAAAGAAAAACCAGCAAAAAAATAG